The sequence below is a genomic window from Litoribacterium kuwaitense.
GGGCTGAATCGCTCTATCACCGTAAACACTTCTGCCGGTCCTTGGGAACTAAACGTACTGCAAACAGATGCTGCCATTAACCCTGGTAACAGCGGCGGTCCTTTACTTAATGAAGCTGGTCAAGTCATCGGCATCAACACGTTGAAATTAAAACAAGAAGGCATCGAAGGTCTTGGGTTTGCAATCCCGAGCGAAGATGCCCTCCCAATTATCAACGAACTGATGGAAAAAGGTGATGTGAGCCGACCTACACTCGGCGTACGCATTCTAGACGTGTCACAAATTCCACAAAACTTCCAAAAGAACACATTAGGACTATTTGGTGACATGTTAAACAATGGCGTATACGTTGATTCTATCGAACCAGGCTCAGCTGCTGAAGCTGCAGGTGTTCAAAGCGGGGACGTCATCATCTCCATCAATGAGCAAAAAATTGAAAGTGGATTTGAGCTACGGAGACTGCTGTATAAAGTATCTCCAGGAGATGATATTCAAATGAAAATTGTCCGTAATGGCGAAACGATTGAAGTATCTGCTCAGCTTAGTGACAAAGACATGGCAAGTCCAGAAACGTAACGCAGAAAAATAGGTAACTTAACTTCCTTTCCCTTCCCTAAATAAAATAATCGTATCAAAAAAAGCTCCGGTCTTCCCTAACCGGAGCTTTAATCTGTTACCAATCGTTTACATCCATCGTTGCCCTATGAACTGGAGTGCTATTGGAGTCTTCACTCGCTTTGCGCTAAGTCTGACAAGCGGTACAATACAGGCGTTAACGTTTTTAGACATTGACATCTCTCTTCATTGCTCATTCCACTTTTCTTCTAACAAAATGCCAATAACAAAAGCTCTGGTTGCCTCCAGAGCTTTTTGATTCGATCTATATAAACGATTTTTCTACCTTCTCTATTTTGTATATGTCTGCTTTTACAACATCGGCAAAATATAATTAATTAGAAACCAGAGAATACCAAAGAAAATAATTAAATAGGTTACATATTTGATCAAAGTGGAGGCTACTTTACTGGAGTCCGATTTCTTTTCACGGCTTTCAATATCTACGTCACGGTCATGTTGAGACATTTGCACTTCCTCCTTGTAAAAGGGTATGGTAGCAATTACCCCAAACCGGTGGAAGGCAAACGGCTATTCACTCACAGCGTCAAAACCTTTCGCTTGAATGGCTGCCACGAGCGCGTTTCGCTCAACATCGGACTCATGCTGTATTTCAACAGTCCCCCGCTCTAAGTGCGCCTCTGCCGCAGCTACACCTTGAACCTTTAAAACGGCTTGAGTAACTAATGTCTCACATTGATTGTACATCATGCCTTGGACACGTATGATTGTTTTTTCCACCTTGCAAAGGCCTCCTAATTTGCCTGTTTGTCATGCTGTAATGTGAAAACATCAACCTTAAAACACACCACTGTTAAAATTTATGTTTTCCGCATCAGACTGATCACATTCATCGGCAGCCTTCCTAGTCTATCCTTTGTCGAACTGTTTAAACACGCGCATTAATTCATCAATGGCTTCCTTTTCATCGCCATTTTTGATCGCATTTTTTACACAATGCCCTAAATGCTGTTCCAATAATTCGTAGCCTGTTTTACGCAATGCCGATTGAGCTGCAGACATTTGGATCAATATATCAACGCAGTAACGATCGTTCTCAATCATTTGCTGCAAACCTCGAATCTGCCCCTCGACTCTCCGTAAACGATGAAGAAGCATTGTCTTCTCCTCTTCATTACGATGCGTATGCTTCACATCATTTGACATTTGCCTTCCTCCTTTGGCAAAAGTATATACCCCCTCTTCGTATGTGTCAAAGCGTATATATTCATTCCATCAAGGTCTCCGTATATGTATCTTTACTCGATTTTACTGGATTCATTCCTTCTTCAAAAATAGAGCGAAAAAGAAAGATGAGAGCCTTCTTCAATCAAAAATTCTCCAGATTTTTGACAAACGCTCAACCGTTGCCCACTGCCTCGCTCGTCCTCTTATTCGTGTCTTCGCTCGCCTTCGCGCTTTGGCTGACAAGCGCTTAGATATGGTAAACAATTGGAGAAGCCCACACAAAAAAAGTGTAGACAAAATCAGGGATTGACTTTGGCCACACTCTGAAAGCCTTCTTCATTCCAAAAGGCTCCACTCTGTATACAACAGCAAATATTGCCCAACTCTCTAAAAGCCTTGCTGCCTAATAGACTCTATGCAATCGTTCCTACTTTCCTACCTCTGTGTTTACTTTGTAAAACGAGGTAGTTATGATATGCATTCAACAAATGGTCCAATTCTTGACTTGCTTGAATTGTTAATTCACCATTCAACCCATCTGTCTGGGCAATTTTTATCATCTCAGTTCTTTTTTCATGAATGCACATGAGATATTCATTTTTATCTACGACTTCCCACTCTAACAACTTCAACACCTCTTGGCTACATGGTTAATTCTATTATGTACAATTCTTGTCTAATTGAAAACTGTTTCAACAAAAATAGTGCTACAATGACAAAATTCTATTACTCTTCGACAAACAGCACTGCTCCTATATAACGCTATGACAATCATGACTTTTTTCTCAAGTCAGGACGATCGGCTTATCCGTTAGGAAAAAATAGAGCAGATAGTTCATCACGATGTTGAACTAAATCGTTTAGCGTATATTTTTCAAGCACTTGAAAATAAGCGGCAAGTGCTTCACCTAGAATGCCCTTCAGCCTACAAGACGGGGTGAGCACACATTGATTCTTCTCGGAGTTAAAGCACTCGACGAGATGAAAATCTTCTTCAACCTCTCTGACAAGCCAGGCGAGATTGATGTTTTCTGGCGCCTGAGCAAGTCGAATGCCACCATTTCTTCCACGAATGGTTTCGATAACGCCGACCTTTCCCAATTCGTATATGATTTTCATTAAGTGATTTTTTGAAATGTCGTAAGCATCAGCAATCTCCTGTATTGTCGTCAAGTCATTGGTATTTTTTGTCGCCAAATAAATTAACACACGCAGTGAATAATCTGTATAATGAGTCAATCTCATATAGGGGGCACAAGGGCTAGCACCCTTGGCACGACACCACCTTCCACGATAAGCTCTTCAGCTTGAACCTGTTCTTAACCAATCGCATTGTAACACAAAGAAGGCTAAATATCGGTTTTAATTGGCTGATGAAGAATACATTAGGACGTCAACGGGTATTTACTAACTATATTGGACTGATATGAGGTGAACTGATTTATGCCAACAAACCCAACAAATATTATCGACCCGAAAGATCGAAAAAATGTAGCACTTTTAATGATTGACGTGATTAACGATTTAGAATTTGCAGGCAGTGAGACACTTCAGCCCCAGCTAGATCCATTCATTAAAAACCTTTTAGCTATCCGTGACTATGCTACGATAAATAACTTCCCTGTCATTTATGTCAATGATAATTTCGGTAAATGGCAATCTGATTTTCACCAGCTTACCGAGCAAATCCTGCACGGACAATCGCCTGGCCAACCTATGGTCGAAGCGCTGCAGCCTCGAGCGGATGATTACGCTGTTGTAAAGCCAAAGCAGTCCGGTTTTTATTCAACACCTTTAGAGATGCTGCTTCAACATTTAAAATCAGATACTTTAATCTTAACGGGTCTGACAGGTGATCAATGCATCCTCTTTACAGCGATGGATGCGTATATGCGTAATTATCACCTGTATGTCCCTAAAGATTGTATCATTACGATGGACAAAGACATTGAGAAAAATGCATTAAGCATGATTGAAATGAATTTAAAAGCAGACATTACTCCATTTCAAAATCGTACACAAGACCATTGGCTTGGAAACTAAACGAAAGCTTATGCTAAAAAGAGTGTAGACAAAGCCCTTTTAGACTTTGTCTACACTCTTAATTGCTGATTTGGATGTATACCAGTCATCAAATATAGTGACAGGCATCGTCCGTTTATGACGCGATTTCAGATAGTGCGCTTCAATGCGCTCACTTGCTTCTCTGGACACATTTTGCCCTTCTAAATAATCATCAATTTGCTCATACGTGACACCAAGTGCTTCTTCATCAGGAAGCCCAGGTTTATCATCTTCCAAATCTGCGGTCGGCACCTTTTCATACAAAGCACGATCTGCGTTCAACTCTTGAAGCAGCGCTTTTCCTTGTCTCTTATTTAAACCAAATAACGGAGCAATGTCGCATGCACCGTCCCCAAACTTCGTATAAAATCCCGTAACCGCTTCGGCGGCATGATCAGTTCCAATGACTAAGAGCGCTTTCGCAGCAGCAATATCGTAATGAACCTTCATTCGTTCTCTTGCTTTAATGTTTCCTTTTAGAAAATCTGAAATTGGGTCACCCATACTTTTTCAAACGCATTGGCTGATGCATCAACTGCCGGTTTAATATTGACAGTCACCGTTTGGTCAGGCTTAATAAACGCCAAAGCCCGCTTAGCATCGTCTTCATCGTGCTGAATGCCATAGGGAAGGCGTAAAGCGATAAACAAATAGTTCTCTCCTGTTTCTTCACGAAGCGACTCAACGGTCAGCTGTGCCAATCTCCCAGCTAATGTAGAATCCTGCCCTCCACTAATGCCTAAGATAAAACCCTTCATCCCCGTCTGCTTCGCATAATCTTTCAAAAAAGTGACCCGCTTGTTGATTTCATCTGAAGGTGTAATCGTTGGCAGTACACCGAGATCGTTCATAATATGTTTTTGTAGCTCTCTCATCGTGCGGACAGCTCCTTTTCTTACATGATCTTTCTTTTGAATCCGTACACTCGTTGAAATTTCATTGAAGTTGCATTGACAGCCAATGCACTTGCAGAGAGGGGGTGAGAACATCGTGCGTGATGTGAATGTCTGTTTGATTAAGAGTTTCCCTAAACAAAACCTAAATATGCAAGGAATGTAGGTTTTTACGAAGAAGTCTTTGGCTGAATATATATGAAAGACAGCCTCAGCCTGATGCCAAACGTTTGCCCATCTCTCGCTTGTCTCCTCCAATAAGCCCGTGGTTCCACGCAAGCTTCACAGCTTATCTGACAAGGTTGAGAAGAATGCGTGTAGCAAGACAAGACGTTGAACAACTGTCACAAACCATCGAGTTTGTCCTCAGTTTAAAGCTGCCTTCATATGTCATTTGAAACTTATCGCGAAACAGCGATCGGCTTTCCAGCAGAGTTTGATGTATACGCTGCCTCATTCATTCGAGTCAGCTCAATCATATCCTCCGGCTGGATATCTGGTGCTGTAGCACGCAGAATTTGATCCGCCCATTGCTCCATAGGCATACGCGTTGGTGCTGGAAGGTCTTTAATTTCTTGCCATTCACCTGGCTTTTCACCGTGAATGGTGTTTAACCGCACAGATTCACCCTCCATTAAAAGGACACCGTGTGTACCATAAAGCTCTAAAAGAAACGGACTGCCGAAAGATACGAAAGACGTCTCTAGAATTCCGATGGCACCATTTTCGTACTGTACAGTGACGACTGCTTGATCTTCGACCTCATCAGCAAAATGCTTGCTCATGCGCGCTGACACCTCTTTAGCTGGTCCAGCAAGTCGATTGCTTAAGTAAATCGGATGTGCACCTAGGTCAATCAGTGCTCCTCCACCACACGTCTGAGGGTCATAAAAATGAGGAGGGAGCCAACCAGTCTTTTTGTTGCCTGCTGGAACACCACCGTTGTGCGCCATACGACAGCGTAGTGTCGTCAAATCACCAAGTAAGCCATCATCCATCGCTTTTTTAGCATAAAGGTAAAGGGATTGCGACAGTTGCGGTAAGGAAAGCATTAATTGAATGCCTTGCTCTTTCGCTTCAGCAATAACTTCTTCACAGTCTTCCGCCGTAAGCGCCAATACTTTTTCAGAAAAAATATGCTTTTTCGCCTTTGCTGCCTTTAACATAATGTCTCTATGCATCGAAGTTGGGGCATCAATGATGACACCATCAACGTCACTTCTAGCTAAAATATCATCAAGCTGTTCTTCAAAAGGTACGCCTAGTTCTTGTGCCCATGCGCGTCCTCTTTCTGCATCCTCATCCCATACGGCAGTAATTGAAATATCAGGGTGTTTCGCTGCTTGGTCTGCATAATCGGGGGCATGAACATGCCACTTACTTAACATCGCTACCTGAATCAACCTGAAAACCTCCTCTAAAATATGTATATATACGACCTATTTTACCAGAGGTGTGACAAATTGCGAGACATTTCGTCAGCCTACTCATCATCAGATCAAAAAAGCTACCCGCGGGGGACGGGTAGCCAAAAAAGGGGGAATACAACATTTTTTGTTGTTAGATCCATTGTTCCCCAAATCTTAAAAAACTATGCATGAAATGATCACAAAACTCATTTCGTCACGAGTTCAACATCGATATTGCCACTCGTTGCTTTTGAGTATGGGCATACTTCATGGGCTGCTTGTAATAATTCGTTCACTGTTTCATCAGCAAGACCCGGCACACTCGCTTCAAGCTTTACTGCCAACTTAAATCCACCATCACGCTCGTCTTCACCGATAGTCGCATGGGCTGTTATTTTTGCATCTTCGGGAACGGTTACTTTTTTCTTTCTCGCTACAAGACGAAACGCACTTTCAAAGCAAGCAGCATAGCCGGCAGCAAACAGCTGCTCCGGGTTGGTGGCTTCTTTACCAGGTCCTCCGAGTTCTTTAGGCATCGACACATCTAGGTTAATGATCCCGTCTGATGAACGCACATGCCCGTCTCGTCCACCTTGAGACGTCGCTGTTGCTGTATATAATGGTTTCATACTTGGCTCACTCCTCAAAAGGTTTTGTACTTGTATATTCACCTGCTGCTCTTTCAATAAACATTTGAATAGTAACCATGCCCACAGGTGTAGCTATGCCGTGGGCACGAAATCTTACATTATTGCATTGGGAACGTTTTTCTAACAAACGCTTCAACCTGGTGTGTAGTAGAAAAAGACAACATGTCTGCTTTCGCTTTTACGGCATCTTGTTTATTTGTCTCTAATAACTGACTTCTTGCTGGTAAAATAGACGTTGCGCTCATGCTAAATTCGTCAAGTCCAAGACCTAATAAAATAGGGATTGCTATTTCATCACCGGCCATTTCTCCACACATTCCAGCCCACTTGCCTTCTTGATGAGCGGCATCGATGACATTCGCAATGAGACGAAGCACCGCCGGGTGATAAGGTTGATACAGATATGACACCTGCTCGTTCATACGATCAGCAGCAAGCGTATATTGAATGAGATCATTCGTACCAATGCTAAAGAAATCAACTTCTTTGGCAAATTGATCGGCGAGCACTGCTGTCGACGGAATTTCCACCATAATCCCGACCTCAATCGTATTCGATACTTCAATTCCTTCAGCAAGCAATGCCTCTTTTTCTTCTTCTAATAAAGCTTTAGCTTCGCGAAACTCTTCCAGCGTAGCAATCATCGGAAACATGATTTTTAAATTGCCGTACACTGATGCACGAAGCAACGCCCGAAGTTGGGTACGAAAAATATCTGGCCGATCGAGACAGAGACGGATCGCACGATAACCGAGAAACGGATTCAATTCATCAGGGAGCTCAAGATACGGTAGCTCTTTGTCGCCACCAATATCAAGCGTACGGATGACAACCGGTTTTCCGTCCAGTCCTTCTAAGACCTTACGATAGCTCGTAAACTGCTCATCCTCCGTCGGTAGCTCATGCCGTCCCATATACAAAAATTCGGTCCGAAATAAACCAACGCCCTCTGCACCATTTGCTAAAACACCTTCAAGGTCAGCAGGCGTACCGATATTTGCTGCTAATTCAACATGCACCCCATCCGCGGTTTGCGTAGGCTCGTCCTTTAAGGTTGCCCAAGCCGCTTTTTTCTCTTCGTAGCGAGCACGCTTCTTTTGATATTCTTTAATTGTCGCTTCATCCGGTGACACAAGCAATTCACCATTGATTCCGTCCACGATAACGAGTGTTCCTTCAGCCACTTGTTCGGTCACAGAAGAGGTGCCCACGACTGCTGGAATTTCTAATGAACGAGCCATGATAGAGGAATGGGACGTTCTTCCACCTACATTCGTTACAAACCCTTGCACGAATTGTTTATTTAACTGTGCGGTATCAGAAGGGGTCAAATCGTCTGAAATGACGACGACTTCCTCTGAAATCGTGCTCGGATCTACAATAGTTACACCAAGTAAATGAGCCATTACTCGTTTCGTTACGTCTTTTATATCAGCAGCTCTTTCTTTCATATACGCGTTATCCATCGTCTCAAACATCGAGAC
It includes:
- a CDS encoding heavy-metal-associated domain-containing protein, whose protein sequence is MEKTIIRVQGMMYNQCETLVTQAVLKVQGVAAAEAHLERGTVEIQHESDVERNALVAAIQAKGFDAVSE
- a CDS encoding metal-sensitive transcriptional regulator; the encoded protein is MSNDVKHTHRNEEEKTMLLHRLRRVEGQIRGLQQMIENDRYCVDILIQMSAAQSALRKTGYELLEQHLGHCVKNAIKNGDEKEAIDELMRVFKQFDKG
- a CDS encoding aspartyl-phosphate phosphatase Spo0E family protein; amino-acid sequence: MLEWEVVDKNEYLMCIHEKRTEMIKIAQTDGLNGELTIQASQELDHLLNAYHNYLVLQSKHRGRKVGTIA
- a CDS encoding RrF2 family transcriptional regulator, with amino-acid sequence MRLTHYTDYSLRVLIYLATKNTNDLTTIQEIADAYDISKNHLMKIIYELGKVGVIETIRGRNGGIRLAQAPENINLAWLVREVEEDFHLVECFNSEKNQCVLTPSCRLKGILGEALAAYFQVLEKYTLNDLVQHRDELSALFFPNG
- a CDS encoding cysteine hydrolase family protein, with the translated sequence MPTNPTNIIDPKDRKNVALLMIDVINDLEFAGSETLQPQLDPFIKNLLAIRDYATINNFPVIYVNDNFGKWQSDFHQLTEQILHGQSPGQPMVEALQPRADDYAVVKPKQSGFYSTPLEMLLQHLKSDTLILTGLTGDQCILFTAMDAYMRNYHLYVPKDCIITMDKDIEKNALSMIEMNLKADITPFQNRTQDHWLGN
- a CDS encoding Gfo/Idh/MocA family protein; protein product: MIQVAMLSKWHVHAPDYADQAAKHPDISITAVWDEDAERGRAWAQELGVPFEEQLDDILARSDVDGVIIDAPTSMHRDIMLKAAKAKKHIFSEKVLALTAEDCEEVIAEAKEQGIQLMLSLPQLSQSLYLYAKKAMDDGLLGDLTTLRCRMAHNGGVPAGNKKTGWLPPHFYDPQTCGGGALIDLGAHPIYLSNRLAGPAKEVSARMSKHFADEVEDQAVVTVQYENGAIGILETSFVSFGSPFLLELYGTHGVLLMEGESVRLNTIHGEKPGEWQEIKDLPAPTRMPMEQWADQILRATAPDIQPEDMIELTRMNEAAYTSNSAGKPIAVSR
- a CDS encoding organic hydroperoxide resistance protein, encoding MKPLYTATATSQGGRDGHVRSSDGIINLDVSMPKELGGPGKEATNPEQLFAAGYAACFESAFRLVARKKKVTVPEDAKITAHATIGEDERDGGFKLAVKLEASVPGLADETVNELLQAAHEVCPYSKATSGNIDVELVTK
- the ptsP gene encoding phosphoenolpyruvate--protein phosphotransferase gives rise to the protein MSKLIQGIAASNGIAIAKAFILEAPDLTFESKTVDNPAKEIERLVQALEVAKSELEVVREHTKNTLGNEEAEIFSAHLLVLSDPEFIEPIQEKIKAEKTNAEQALDQIATQFVSMFETMDNAYMKERAADIKDVTKRVMAHLLGVTIVDPSTISEEVVVISDDLTPSDTAQLNKQFVQGFVTNVGGRTSHSSIMARSLEIPAVVGTSSVTEQVAEGTLVIVDGINGELLVSPDEATIKEYQKKRARYEEKKAAWATLKDEPTQTADGVHVELAANIGTPADLEGVLANGAEGVGLFRTEFLYMGRHELPTEDEQFTSYRKVLEGLDGKPVVIRTLDIGGDKELPYLELPDELNPFLGYRAIRLCLDRPDIFRTQLRALLRASVYGNLKIMFPMIATLEEFREAKALLEEEKEALLAEGIEVSNTIEVGIMVEIPSTAVLADQFAKEVDFFSIGTNDLIQYTLAADRMNEQVSYLYQPYHPAVLRLIANVIDAAHQEGKWAGMCGEMAGDEIAIPILLGLGLDEFSMSATSILPARSQLLETNKQDAVKAKADMLSFSTTHQVEAFVRKTFPMQ